A stretch of the Salminus brasiliensis chromosome 19, fSalBra1.hap2, whole genome shotgun sequence genome encodes the following:
- the rom1b gene encoding rod outer segment membrane protein 1b — translation MTVLKLQFSFQRRVRLAQGLWLLSWVAMVSGAITVATGVFLKTELVRKAEVMHNNDIHIVPNLLMVVGLASVGINICAGKVCQDSLDASRFPRWKNILTPFFCISIMFTSLLLVAMILSYALQPSLEESLKVGLKNGIRFYKDTDTPGRCFQKETIDRLQVEFQCCGNTNYRDWFEVQWINNRYLDFTSKDVKDRVRSNVDGRYLLDGVPFSCCNPASPRPCIQYQLLDNSAHYNYEYQTEELNLYNRGCRVALVNYYMGLMNTIGPAVMSVFLIQMTVLVSLRFLQTSMQAVEGQENVEIETEGYILEKGVKETIMELKEKATNFFKQVQVDAAPPEADSAAGEEAAEKESTPAS, via the exons ATGACAGTCCTGAAGTTACAGTTCTCCTTCCAGAGGAGAGTGCGTTTGGCCCAGGGCCTCTGGCTCCTGTCATGGGTGGCCATGGTCTCTGGAGCCATCACCGTTGCCACAGGGGTCTTTCTTAAGACGGAACTGGTCCGCAAGGCAGAG GTGATGCACAATAATGACATCCACATTGTGCCCAATCTGCTAATGGTTGTGGGGCTGGCGTCTGTGGGCATCAACATCTGTGCTGGCAAAGTGTGCCAGGACTCCCTGGACGCCTCACGATTTCCACGCTGGAAGAACATCCTCACTCCTTTCTTCTGCATCTCTATTATGTTCACCTCCTTGCTGCTGGTGGCCATGATACTGAGCTACGCCCTGCAGCCCAGCCTGGAGGAGTCTCTGAAAGTAGGCCTGAAGAACGGCATCCGCTTCTATAAG GACACGGACACTCCAGGCCGCTGCTTCCAGAAGGAGACCATTGACCGTCTGCAGGTTGAGTTTCAGTGCTGTGGCAACACCAACTACAGGGACTGGTTTGAGGTGCAGTGGATCAACAACCGCTACCTGGACTTCACCTCCAAAGACGTGAAAGA TCGTGTGAGGAGTAACGTGGATGGCCGCTACCTGTTGGATGGAGTTCCCTTCAGCTGCTGTAACCCAGCCTCCCCGAGGCCTTGCATCCAGTACCAACTCCTGGACAACTCAGCCCATTACAACTACGAGTACCAGACCGAGGAGCTGAACCTATACAACCGCGGCTGTCGCGTAGCTCTGGTCAACTACTACATGGGCCTAATGAACACAATTGGGCCTGCAGTCATGTCTGTCTTCCTCATTCAG ATGACTGTGCTGGTTAGCCTGCGCTTCCTGCAGACGTCCATGCAGGCAGTGGAGGGCCAGGAGAACGTGGAGATCGAGACAGAGGGCTACATCCTGGAGAAGGGAGTGAAGGAGACAATCATGGAGCTGAAAGAGAAGGCCACAAACTTCTTCAAGCAAGTGCAGGTGGATGCCGCCCCACCAGAAGCTGATTCAGCGGCAGGAGAAGAGGCAGCAGAGAAGGAATCCACGCCCGCCAGCTAA